Below is a window of Planctomycetota bacterium DNA.
AACAAACCGACCTGGATGCGCGGGGCAAGGTCCGGCAGTTCGTTGACCGCGAAGATGCCGCGATTGGCGCGCGGGATCAGGCCAAAGTGCATTGTGCTCTCGTCGGAGAGGTAACGCCCCTCGGCGTGCTTGACCAAGTCGACCTCGCCGATGAGGTCCGCGATCGTCACATCGGGCGTCGCGAGTTTTTCCTGGTAACGCTGGCGGCGATGCACCCACTCGATCGGCGTGTCGTCGCCGTGCTCGGCGATGAGCCGCTTGCCGGTCTGGGTCATCGGCACCAGCGGATCGTCGTTGATCTCCAACCCGCTGAGCACCGGCAGCCACTCGTCGAGCAGGTCCGGGAGCATGCGGAGGATGCGTGTCTTCGCCTGGCCACGCAGACCGAGGAAGAGCAGGTCGTGCTTGGCGAGGATGCCGTTGATGATCTGCGGGATGACGCTCTCGCGATAACCGACGATGCCGGGGAAGAGTTCTTCCGCGGCTCGCAGTTTCGCGATCAGGTTGTGCCGCATCTCGTCCTTGACGCTGCGGAAGGTGTAGTCCGTTTGCTTCAACTGCCCAAGCGTGGCGGCGTTCGGATGCGACATGCGCCATCCTAGCGCCGCCGGCCGTCGGACTGTTTTCAGATTGATTCGAGCCAGCGACCGATCGCGACCGGGTCGGCCCACTTGTCGCGCTCGACGACCTCGCCGTCGGTGTTGATCAAGACGGCACCGCTCGGAAACGTGTCTAGCTCATCCGCGATGGATGCGTCCATCGCCTCGACGCTCAACACACCGCCGAGGTTGGCTTCATTGCTCAGACGCTCGGCCAGCGCGATACGGTCGGCGAGCGTGATGTGCTGACGAACGCTCAGGCCGACGGCGTCGTTGCGGCGGACGTTCGCGCCGGTCGGGTGGGCCTCGCGGGTGTAGGCCCAGATCCAGTTGACCTTGCGCTCGGCCCCGTCGCGGATCACATCGAGGGCTTGTGCGTAGTCACGGAAATGCGGACAGGTGATCGAGCCGAAGACGACGACCGTCGGCCGATCGGCGAGGTCGTCAAGGGAAATCGGATGTCCCTCAAGCGCGACGAGCTTGAGATCGGTCACGTCGGGCGTCTCGATTGTCGCGAAGACGCCCGCATCGTCAGGCGCGGTGAGGACAGGCCGCTCTTGCCCGGCGACGTCGGCACCCAAGCGGAGACGGTCGCTGAACGGGTTTTCGCGTTGGGCCCGTGGCCGTTCGCCTGCGGCACCGCGAAGTTCACGCATCTTCTCACGCAGGGCCTGCTTTTGCTCGTCGTCGAGGATTGCCATGACCCGTTGACGGGCGGACATGACCGCGTCACGCACGGCTTCACGATCGCCGTCATTGGCTTCGAGGGTTTCCCGGAGTTCTTCGCCGATCGCGGTGATCTCGGTGCGCTGTTCACGCTCGAGTTCGAGTTGCATGGTCGCCTCGAAGAACGTGCGAATGCCGGCACCTCGGCCGCCGCGCTGGCCGCGATCACGGGCCTGCGGGGTGTCGGCCGGCTCGTCCGCTTCAACCTCGCCGTCCTTCGCCGCCGGACGCTGCTGACGCTGGCCGCCACGGTTGAAGGCTTGGCGTAGTTTCTGCCGTTGTTCGTCGTCGAGGACCGCTCCGATCCGCTCCATCATCAGTGCGCCGAACGCACGCATCTCTTCGCGGCGTTGCTCCGGCGACATGTCCGCGAGCGCTTCGCGCTTCTCGGCCATCGTGGTGCGGGCTTCGTCGAGGAT
It encodes the following:
- a CDS encoding deiodinase-like protein, producing AVLAAALTIPAWAEPGDKPRGERGDRQQTDRPERPERQRGQRGGGRQLQRIQQVLRQLDLTEEQQTQVRAILDEARTTMAEKREALADMSPEQRREEMRAFGALMMERIGAVLDDEQRQKLRQAFNRGGQRQQRPAAKDGEVEADEPADTPQARDRGQRGGRGAGIRTFFEATMQLELEREQRTEITAIGEELRETLEANDGDREAVRDAVMSARQRVMAILDDEQKQALREKMRELRGAAGERPRAQRENPFSDRLRLGADVAGQERPVLTAPDDAGVFATIETPDVTDLKLVALEGHPISLDDLADRPTVVVFGSITCPHFRDYAQALDVIRDGAERKVNWIWAYTREAHPTGANVRRNDAVGLSVRQHITLADRIALAERLSNEANLGGVLSVEAMDASIADELDTFPSGAVLINTDGEVVERDKWADPVAIGRWLESI